The Mucilaginibacter terrenus genome has a segment encoding these proteins:
- a CDS encoding ABC transporter permease, translating into MIINHLKFAFRSLMRTKTFSAINIAGLVVSLTAFMLMALYIQYELSFDKENRNAANVYRVVDDKQTNALMQHTAGSPAPIAPALLNDFPQVKEAVRLISSESLVKYQDKLFEERALFYADKGFFKVFDAAMLSGDANTALAAPMSIVLTKTTAQKYFGNANALGKTILVDGKGMRVTGVVKPMPKNSHVQFDMLLSMSTVEQKDSGYDWMFTNWYSNNFWTYIVLPSNYDAKQLENQFDSFANRHNANTANTKHHYSLEKLTDIYLHSNREGQVGKTGNLSSLYIFSAVALIILLIACVNFINLSTARAAERAKEVGVKKVNGVTRVQLIWQFFIESFTMVGVALLIAVVLTVLLVPSFNTFAGKNIVFEVFTPVHIGGLLAILLLVGMLSGSYPALVISAFNPVTALKGNIRSSARSIFIRKGLVVFQFTISIVLIVSSIVVYTQLQYMQKHDLGFKPSQTLVINFEGDNEVQRHYQQIKASLKQINGIKNVTASSNVPGVTNPGGWSMDVVKRTGDTVHAELPIFLTDFDFMQQYNIPMVAGRGLSPNFAADTVESMIINQTTLRKLGFNSAEEAIGVKVGMYPNDARIIGVYKDFNFQSLQKPIEPLVIRIIPNKFRVFSVELNTANLKQTIAEIEQLWKQQVPQRPLEYTFLNERFNLLYEAETKFGQVFAVFTLLAISIACFGLFGLALFSVKQRTKEVGIRKVVGASVAQIVALIAKDFINLVIIAVVIASPLAFYAMSRWIRDFAYRIEISWWIFAVGGLAAVLVALATISYQAIRAAVSNPVRSLRDE; encoded by the coding sequence ATGATAATCAACCATTTAAAGTTTGCATTCAGAAGCCTGATGCGGACTAAAACGTTCTCTGCCATAAACATAGCCGGACTGGTAGTAAGCCTTACCGCATTTATGCTGATGGCACTCTACATACAATATGAGTTAAGCTTTGATAAGGAGAACAGGAACGCCGCAAATGTTTACCGCGTAGTTGATGACAAGCAAACAAATGCGTTAATGCAGCATACAGCGGGCTCCCCTGCCCCAATTGCACCTGCATTATTAAATGATTTTCCGCAAGTTAAAGAAGCGGTTAGGCTGATAAGCTCTGAAAGCCTTGTAAAGTACCAGGATAAGTTATTTGAAGAACGTGCTTTGTTTTATGCTGATAAAGGCTTTTTTAAGGTGTTTGATGCAGCTATGCTAAGTGGCGATGCAAATACTGCCCTCGCAGCGCCCATGAGCATAGTGCTTACCAAAACAACTGCACAAAAATACTTTGGCAACGCCAATGCTTTAGGCAAAACCATTTTGGTGGATGGAAAAGGAATGCGTGTTACCGGAGTTGTAAAACCCATGCCTAAGAATTCGCACGTGCAGTTTGACATGCTTTTGTCTATGTCCACGGTTGAACAAAAGGACTCCGGGTACGACTGGATGTTCACCAACTGGTACTCCAATAATTTCTGGACGTACATCGTGCTACCGTCAAACTATGATGCCAAACAGTTGGAAAATCAGTTTGACAGCTTTGCTAACCGCCACAATGCCAATACCGCAAACACCAAACACCATTACAGCCTGGAGAAACTTACAGATATTTACCTGCACAGCAACCGTGAGGGCCAGGTGGGTAAAACAGGCAACCTCTCCAGTTTATATATATTTAGCGCTGTGGCGCTGATCATATTGCTTATTGCATGCGTAAACTTTATCAACCTGTCCACCGCACGCGCTGCCGAACGGGCGAAAGAAGTGGGTGTAAAAAAAGTTAATGGCGTAACCCGTGTACAATTAATATGGCAGTTCTTTATCGAATCATTTACCATGGTGGGTGTCGCGCTGCTTATAGCGGTTGTGTTAACCGTGTTGCTGGTACCGTCATTCAACACCTTCGCCGGGAAAAATATCGTTTTTGAGGTTTTTACACCTGTACATATCGGCGGGCTATTGGCCATATTGCTGTTGGTAGGTATGCTGTCCGGCAGTTACCCTGCGCTGGTTATATCAGCCTTTAACCCGGTTACTGCACTTAAGGGCAACATCCGCTCATCTGCACGCAGCATTTTTATACGTAAAGGCCTGGTTGTATTTCAGTTCACTATATCCATCGTACTTATTGTAAGCAGTATTGTGGTATACACCCAGTTGCAATACATGCAAAAGCACGACCTCGGTTTTAAGCCATCGCAAACGCTGGTAATCAACTTTGAGGGCGATAACGAAGTGCAGCGGCATTACCAACAAATTAAAGCAAGTCTTAAGCAGATAAACGGTATAAAAAACGTTACCGCATCGTCAAACGTACCGGGCGTAACAAATCCCGGTGGGTGGTCTATGGATGTGGTTAAACGCACGGGCGACACGGTACATGCTGAACTGCCCATCTTTTTAACCGATTTTGATTTTATGCAGCAGTACAACATACCAATGGTTGCAGGCCGCGGGTTGTCGCCCAACTTTGCTGCTGATACGGTCGAATCTATGATCATCAACCAAACTACCTTACGCAAACTTGGCTTTAATTCTGCCGAAGAAGCTATTGGTGTTAAGGTAGGCATGTACCCGAATGACGCGCGGATAATAGGCGTTTACAAAGACTTTAACTTCCAGTCGCTGCAGAAACCTATCGAACCGTTAGTCATCCGCATTATACCCAACAAGTTCAGGGTCTTCTCGGTTGAGCTTAATACCGCCAACCTAAAACAAACAATTGCTGAGATAGAGCAGCTCTGGAAGCAGCAGGTGCCGCAGCGCCCATTGGAATACACCTTTTTAAACGAGCGGTTTAACCTGCTTTACGAAGCCGAAACCAAGTTTGGGCAGGTGTTTGCAGTATTTACCTTACTGGCCATAAGCATAGCTTGTTTCGGGCTGTTCGGGCTAGCGTTGTTCAGTGTTAAGCAGCGCACTAAAGAAGTGGGTATACGTAAGGTTGTGGGCGCCTCTGTAGCGCAAATTGTAGCTTTGATAGCCAAAGATTTTATCAACCTGGTGATAATTGCCGTGGTAATAGCATCACCGCTGGCCTTTTACGCCATGAGCCGTTGGATCCGCGACTTTGCTTACCGTATTGAGATCAGCTGGTGGATATTTGCAGTGGGCGGGCTGGCAGCAGTGTTAGTTGCCCTTGCTACCATCAGCTACCAGGCCATCAGAGCGGCGGTATCTAACCCGGTAAGAAGCTTAAGAGACGAATAA
- a CDS encoding RES family NAD+ phosphorylase, whose product MKTYRIGQTKYAADRNASGIDGRWNSRGMYVIYSGGSLALSCLEKLVHTSGTSLYSGDFSVTVFSVPDKLAVKEITLAQLNRLEPEWQRVLNYPYTQSLGDAWLQGMETAVLKVPSAIIDMEYNYLFNPAHPDFARVKIASISKFSFDERLRS is encoded by the coding sequence TTGAAAACTTACCGTATAGGACAAACCAAATACGCTGCCGACCGCAATGCTTCTGGTATTGACGGCAGGTGGAACTCGCGGGGTATGTACGTTATCTACTCAGGGGGATCGCTGGCGCTCTCGTGCCTGGAAAAACTGGTACACACATCGGGCACGTCCCTTTACTCAGGCGATTTCTCAGTGACAGTCTTCAGTGTACCGGATAAACTAGCAGTAAAGGAGATCACACTTGCACAGCTTAACCGGTTAGAGCCCGAGTGGCAGCGCGTACTAAACTACCCTTACACGCAAAGCCTTGGCGACGCCTGGCTGCAGGGTATGGAAACGGCTGTATTAAAGGTGCCATCTGCCATAATTGATATGGAGTATAATTACCTGTTTAACCCGGCACACCCCGATTTTGCACGGGTGAAAATTGCATCTATCAGCAAGTTCTCTTTTGATGAACGATTGCGGAGCTAA
- a CDS encoding antitoxin Xre/MbcA/ParS toxin-binding domain-containing protein, which produces MEKVKHNTKQAAVKQYQADTPVPVLNDLLMPYNTYFKSPIAKLGVIKQGLQPGALTDLLQLTGVTQIDIAKWLDITEPTLRKHIQGSKGLNPGLSEHIIQLFELFDKGLDTFGSLDEFKSWLRHYNAGIDATPFDMLDTITGIGIVMSELIRIDYGVTA; this is translated from the coding sequence ATGGAAAAAGTAAAGCATAACACAAAGCAGGCTGCAGTTAAACAGTATCAGGCAGATACGCCTGTACCTGTTTTAAATGATCTTCTGATGCCATACAATACCTACTTTAAATCGCCAATAGCAAAACTAGGTGTAATAAAGCAGGGGCTGCAGCCCGGTGCCCTTACAGATCTGCTGCAGCTTACCGGTGTTACCCAGATAGATATTGCCAAATGGCTTGATATTACCGAGCCTACCCTGCGCAAGCACATACAGGGCAGCAAGGGTTTAAACCCCGGCCTTAGTGAGCACATTATCCAACTGTTTGAGCTTTTTGATAAGGGCCTTGATACCTTTGGTTCTTTAGATGAGTTTAAAAGCTGGCTGCGCCACTACAATGCCGGTATTGATGCCACACCTTTTGATATGCTTGATACCATTACCGGTATTGGCATTGTTATGAGTGAGCTTATCCGTATAGATTACGGGGTTACAGCATAA
- a CDS encoding terminase small subunit, whose product MKYFYTVKQCAERIDEYFRYIQGQYHIEKPETTTDNKKAQPAEIIVWDRKPEPALLTGLALYMGFTSKEEFEKYEVKGRYKKLLRRARLRVELEYEKRVLQQAPTGAIFVLKTLGWTDKSALKQSQATKKLRIEIVDAGPAIAPSEKDVAM is encoded by the coding sequence ATGAAATACTTCTATACTGTAAAGCAGTGCGCCGAGCGCATTGACGAATACTTCCGTTATATACAGGGCCAGTACCATATAGAAAAACCCGAAACAACAACCGATAACAAGAAAGCACAACCCGCCGAAATAATCGTGTGGGACCGTAAGCCCGAACCTGCCCTGCTAACCGGACTGGCCCTGTATATGGGCTTTACCAGTAAAGAAGAGTTTGAAAAGTACGAGGTAAAGGGCCGGTATAAAAAACTACTCAGACGGGCCCGCCTGCGTGTAGAACTGGAGTATGAAAAACGCGTTTTGCAGCAAGCACCCACAGGTGCCATCTTCGTTCTGAAAACCCTGGGGTGGACAGACAAGAGCGCCCTTAAACAAAGCCAGGCCACCAAAAAGCTGCGCATAGAAATTGTTGATGCAGGCCCGGCCATAGCGCCTTCTGAAAAGGATGTAGCGATGTAA
- a CDS encoding terminase large subunit translates to MKTSLLFKHNYYATADVVINQGGTSSGKTYAITQVLFSLAASEKLIITIAGQDMPHLKSGAIRDAIEIQNSSAAMQAAIKNYNRSDHLFEFNNGSIIEYKSYANAQDAKSGKRDYLFINEANGISWLIYTELALRTRKRVFIDYNPNTSFWAHEKLMGRRGVQMFISDHRHNPFITEAQRNKIEKLKEEDQQLWRVYARGLTGKITGLVFSNWHLCEAIPHQATLLAAGLDFGFSNDETGCLLVYRQNGELWVRELLYETGLTNTDLSRKLQQLGMSKNIEIIADSAEPKSIEELRRLGWFITPAKKGADSVNNSIDILKRYHINVTADSVNLRKELERYKWKVNHSGKTTNQPIDTCNHLIDPLRYVALHKLKAGNIKPATSKLPATAPQTTERDLLDEMLGI, encoded by the coding sequence ATGAAAACAAGCCTTTTATTTAAACACAACTATTACGCTACGGCAGATGTTGTGATTAACCAGGGTGGCACCAGCTCCGGTAAAACCTACGCCATTACACAGGTACTATTCTCACTTGCCGCGTCGGAAAAGCTAATAATTACCATTGCCGGACAGGACATGCCGCACCTTAAATCGGGTGCCATACGAGATGCTATCGAAATACAAAATTCCTCCGCCGCAATGCAGGCTGCAATCAAGAACTACAACCGCAGCGATCACCTGTTTGAGTTTAATAACGGCAGCATAATTGAATACAAGAGTTACGCCAATGCACAAGATGCGAAATCCGGTAAACGCGATTACCTGTTTATCAACGAAGCAAACGGAATAAGCTGGCTTATCTATACAGAACTGGCCCTGCGTACCCGCAAGCGGGTATTTATAGACTACAACCCCAACACCAGCTTTTGGGCGCATGAGAAGCTCATGGGGCGGCGGGGCGTGCAAATGTTCATATCCGACCACAGGCACAACCCGTTTATTACTGAGGCACAGCGTAATAAAATAGAAAAGCTGAAAGAAGAAGACCAGCAGCTTTGGCGGGTATACGCCCGCGGGCTCACCGGCAAAATAACCGGGCTGGTGTTCAGCAACTGGCACCTTTGCGAAGCCATACCGCACCAAGCAACACTGCTTGCAGCCGGGCTGGATTTTGGCTTTAGTAATGACGAAACCGGCTGCCTGCTGGTGTACCGGCAAAACGGCGAACTATGGGTACGTGAGTTGCTTTACGAAACGGGACTCACCAATACCGACTTATCCCGAAAACTGCAACAACTGGGCATGAGCAAGAACATAGAGATAATTGCCGACAGCGCCGAACCGAAGTCTATTGAAGAACTAAGGCGCCTGGGCTGGTTTATTACCCCTGCAAAAAAAGGTGCCGACAGCGTAAACAACTCCATAGACATACTTAAACGCTACCACATAAACGTAACCGCTGACAGCGTTAACCTGCGCAAAGAACTGGAACGCTACAAATGGAAGGTGAACCACAGCGGTAAAACCACTAACCAGCCTATTGATACCTGCAACCACTTGATAGATCCGCTGCGCTACGTAGCCCTGCACAAGCTAAAAGCGGGTAACATAAAGCCGGCCACCAGTAAGCTGCCGGCAACTGCTCCGCAAACAACCGAACGGGACCTGTTGGACGAAATGCTCGGCATCTGA
- a CDS encoding head maturation protease, ClpP-related, with translation MKIYLYDNETDCIGSGSLSSAYIKTQLDAAAGANVEVHISSVGGSAFDAIAIYDLLKKYPGNVTTYIDALAASAASVVAMAGSRIVMSKYALLMIHKPMVGSGGNADELLKDVQMLNVVQSRLAQIYMDRTSLDSATINSLINSVTWMTADQALNLGFIDAIEDYSETIINSALIKKYTDSAPAVYQRCINKLLTQNTNMNTDNRELIEKTTSVLDKIMNFFKKVVNKQTITDKGCLHHTGELEEGCEVYQDEDMTTPAITDTYTTADGQQLAVKQGKVQKVTPVEGAEATNEDEEETVPADKFKEARKPINIQNRLQEVKARLHAQNALLNEARAALEDAGNRLKQSREEIRNEVKSDFTPEGSKRSNKAKTEAQPFFAPQSPLAQQAVKKAIAR, from the coding sequence ATGAAAATATATTTATACGACAACGAAACAGATTGCATAGGCTCCGGGAGCTTGTCGTCTGCATACATTAAAACACAACTGGATGCAGCTGCCGGTGCCAATGTAGAGGTACACATCAGCTCGGTTGGCGGCAGCGCTTTTGACGCAATTGCCATTTACGATCTGCTGAAGAAGTATCCTGGTAACGTAACCACCTACATTGATGCTTTAGCAGCATCGGCGGCATCGGTTGTAGCCATGGCAGGCAGCCGGATAGTAATGAGCAAATACGCGCTGCTCATGATACACAAACCTATGGTAGGCAGCGGTGGCAATGCCGATGAATTGTTGAAAGATGTCCAGATGCTCAACGTGGTACAATCGCGCCTGGCGCAGATCTACATGGACCGCACCAGCCTGGATAGCGCTACCATTAACAGCCTTATCAACTCCGTTACCTGGATGACAGCCGACCAGGCACTAAACCTTGGCTTTATAGACGCCATTGAAGATTACAGCGAAACCATTATAAACAGTGCGCTAATAAAAAAGTATACCGACAGTGCTCCGGCCGTTTACCAGCGCTGCATTAATAAGCTTTTAACTCAAAACACAAATATGAATACAGACAACAGAGAACTTATCGAGAAAACAACATCGGTACTGGACAAGATCATGAACTTCTTTAAGAAAGTTGTGAACAAACAAACGATTACCGATAAGGGATGCTTGCACCACACCGGCGAACTTGAAGAAGGTTGCGAGGTATACCAGGACGAAGACATGACCACCCCTGCCATTACCGACACTTACACCACGGCCGACGGGCAACAGCTTGCGGTTAAGCAGGGCAAGGTGCAGAAAGTAACACCTGTTGAAGGCGCTGAAGCAACTAACGAAGATGAGGAAGAAACCGTGCCTGCCGACAAGTTTAAAGAAGCCCGGAAGCCGATAAACATCCAAAACCGTTTACAGGAAGTTAAGGCAAGGCTACACGCGCAAAATGCTCTTTTAAACGAAGCACGGGCAGCACTTGAAGATGCCGGCAACCGCCTTAAACAAAGCCGCGAAGAGATCCGCAATGAAGTTAAAAGCGATTTTACGCCCGAAGGCTCCAAACGCAGCAACAAGGCTAAAACAGAAGCTCAGCCCTTTTTCGCTCCGCAAAGTCCGCTGGCGCAGCAGGCGGTAAAGAAAGCTATTGCCCGATAG
- a CDS encoding DUF6712 family protein, with the protein MSTQNTLIIPDTLKRYEDIAANIKPERIKVFIQKAQELDLKPFLGYALYYDLIKHLEADGTLSEGTPQHYKDLLNGSEYLDEQGYIVLHQGLQPVLAYFTFARFIEADAIHYTATGPVTKRYDNADALPAKDVVKLVQQQRSTANAYTNEVERFLLDHKEQFPIWHYNQKNKTARQAGPRIRGVDRTDLFLQDDYNIDPLIPELFN; encoded by the coding sequence ATGTCTACACAAAACACACTTATTATCCCAGACACGCTGAAGCGTTACGAGGACATAGCTGCCAATATAAAGCCCGAGCGCATTAAGGTATTTATACAAAAAGCGCAGGAACTGGACCTTAAACCATTTTTAGGTTATGCCTTGTACTATGATCTAATAAAACACCTGGAAGCAGACGGCACACTTAGCGAGGGCACCCCGCAGCATTATAAAGACTTGCTGAATGGCAGCGAATACCTGGACGAACAAGGCTACATAGTGCTGCATCAGGGCCTGCAGCCGGTATTGGCTTACTTCACCTTTGCACGCTTTATTGAAGCCGATGCGATACATTATACCGCTACCGGCCCTGTAACTAAGCGTTACGATAATGCCGACGCCTTACCTGCCAAAGATGTTGTAAAGTTGGTACAGCAGCAGCGCAGTACCGCAAATGCTTACACCAACGAGGTTGAACGCTTCCTGCTGGACCACAAAGAACAGTTCCCGATATGGCATTACAACCAAAAGAACAAAACAGCAAGGCAGGCAGGGCCGCGCATACGCGGGGTAGACAGAACAGACCTGTTCCTGCAAGATGACTACAACATTGATCCGCTCATACCAGAACTATTTAACTAA
- a CDS encoding SGNH/GDSL hydrolase family protein → MATDKKISELPVTSGLNAADISLLVRNGVDYQFTMAQLLQYLSSNLFAGASIAFGTALPQNSTGKDGDVFLQTNTGRFAQKLAGTWSIVYQLPEANGADGTLLYGAGIPGSGTGKNGDSYINTLTGVFYQKSLTGWSQVFSMQTGPQGPKGDKGDIGVAGINGKTLLSGTSNPANLSTGADGDFYINTSTLTLFGPKAAGTWGAGTSMIGEDGAQGEPGPMGAVGPAGATGPKGDKGDTGVTGAAGPKGDTGLQGPQGLKGDKGDTGASGPAGPSGTAGATGPAGQGIPIGGSAGQVLSKLSNADYSTQWVDQSGMASGGVPFPSDITSLVHDFDFGVLANIQYDNVTKKISQITDSVNAVVSLQATTTNQPILRLNGGANNQPFATFDGTQWLSGALLQGTLECTIFLIKKQGGKYTDERIQSVFHQGNDNSNGFGFTSYISGATIPGITKYMGGYVPQSAQLNTDIPAVISPNWEVFCMTVKKADATKFIFFDVLTSSHAFAGTASWGVDPTLKHSIGTGCQFPFIGGIQRVIVYNRKLSIQEVRRVNTHLLDKYRLVKPKRIIFIGDSITAPNLSNGNYPEYIYKDLYLDNLLSFSNRALNGESSSGILTRLATEVLTQAEPTTTNVFCMLIGHNDLNGSLYSNIVSICQQCQSVGYKVIILTVLPSTAYTTASLDSNINTKLRNTWGQFADAIVDIAVLPNALEPTNTTYYSDGTHPTIALANDIAAAVKPVVKRLLGV, encoded by the coding sequence ATGGCTACAGATAAAAAAATAAGCGAACTACCGGTAACATCCGGACTCAATGCGGCAGATATATCGTTATTGGTACGTAACGGCGTAGATTACCAATTCACTATGGCCCAGCTGCTGCAATATTTAAGCAGCAACTTATTTGCAGGTGCGTCAATTGCATTCGGTACTGCTCTCCCGCAAAATTCTACCGGTAAAGATGGCGACGTGTTCCTGCAGACCAACACCGGGCGGTTTGCGCAAAAACTTGCCGGTACCTGGAGCATAGTTTACCAACTGCCGGAAGCGAATGGCGCCGACGGCACCCTGCTGTATGGCGCAGGAATCCCCGGCAGCGGAACCGGCAAAAACGGTGACAGCTACATCAATACGCTTACCGGTGTATTTTACCAGAAAAGCCTTACCGGCTGGAGCCAGGTGTTTTCTATGCAAACCGGACCGCAAGGGCCAAAGGGTGATAAGGGTGATATTGGAGTAGCAGGTATTAACGGCAAAACATTATTAAGCGGAACCAGCAACCCTGCCAACCTGAGCACGGGGGCAGATGGGGATTTTTACATTAACACCAGCACTTTAACCTTATTTGGCCCAAAAGCGGCAGGGACTTGGGGCGCCGGAACATCTATGATTGGTGAGGATGGCGCACAAGGAGAACCCGGCCCAATGGGTGCAGTTGGACCTGCCGGGGCAACAGGACCTAAAGGAGACAAGGGTGACACGGGAGTAACCGGCGCTGCAGGACCAAAGGGCGACACTGGCTTACAAGGCCCCCAAGGACTAAAGGGAGACAAAGGCGACACGGGTGCCAGCGGCCCAGCCGGGCCGTCAGGCACAGCCGGAGCAACAGGGCCCGCGGGTCAGGGTATTCCAATAGGTGGCAGCGCAGGCCAGGTTCTTTCCAAGTTAAGCAATGCGGACTACAGCACACAATGGGTGGATCAGAGTGGAATGGCAAGTGGCGGTGTTCCATTTCCTTCTGACATCACAAGCTTAGTCCACGATTTCGACTTTGGTGTATTAGCAAATATCCAATATGATAATGTCACAAAAAAAATATCGCAAATAACTGACAGCGTGAATGCTGTCGTAAGCCTGCAAGCGACAACCACCAACCAGCCAATTTTAAGGTTGAACGGAGGTGCAAATAACCAACCATTCGCAACTTTTGACGGTACACAATGGCTATCGGGAGCATTACTACAAGGCACATTAGAATGCACTATTTTCCTAATTAAAAAACAGGGTGGTAAGTATACTGATGAAAGAATACAAAGTGTATTTCATCAAGGTAACGACAATTCAAATGGATTTGGATTTACATCTTACATCAGCGGAGCAACTATACCTGGGATAACAAAATACATGGGTGGCTATGTTCCCCAGTCTGCTCAACTAAACACGGACATCCCGGCAGTGATTTCACCAAACTGGGAGGTTTTTTGCATGACCGTTAAGAAAGCTGATGCAACGAAGTTTATCTTTTTCGACGTATTAACATCTTCTCATGCGTTTGCGGGCACAGCAAGCTGGGGCGTTGACCCTACTCTCAAACACAGTATAGGTACGGGTTGCCAATTTCCCTTTATTGGAGGCATTCAAAGGGTGATAGTGTATAATAGAAAGCTATCCATCCAGGAGGTTAGACGGGTAAATACTCATTTGTTGGATAAGTACAGGCTGGTAAAGCCGAAGCGAATAATATTCATAGGTGACAGCATTACAGCGCCAAATCTGTCCAATGGCAATTATCCGGAATATATCTATAAAGACCTTTATCTTGATAATTTGCTAAGTTTTTCAAACCGAGCGTTGAACGGAGAAAGCAGTAGTGGTATTTTAACGAGACTTGCTACAGAGGTTCTAACACAAGCAGAGCCAACCACGACAAACGTATTTTGTATGTTGATTGGGCATAATGACCTAAATGGCAGCTTGTATAGTAACATAGTTTCGATATGTCAGCAGTGTCAATCGGTAGGTTACAAAGTTATAATACTTACTGTTTTGCCTAGTACAGCTTACACTACCGCATCACTAGACAGTAATATAAATACTAAATTGAGAAATACATGGGGACAGTTTGCTGACGCTATCGTGGACATAGCTGTTTTGCCAAATGCTTTGGAACCGACTAATACGACCTATTACAGCGATGGTACACACCCAACCATAGCGTTAGCTAATGACATTGCAGCAGCAGTAAAACCAGTAGTAAAGCGGCTATTAGGTGTATGA
- a CDS encoding FxLYD domain-containing protein → MCSCGVQNTPILLYRSKGIPLIVTKQKISLKQGCHVDIVLKNTGLSALRKVFVDVNYYDASGYYIITTRSNIIDCLKPGQIASFATSAIISDTEPISKALVIPGLM, encoded by the coding sequence ATGTGCTCTTGCGGTGTGCAAAATACACCGATACTTCTTTATCGCTCAAAGGGCATCCCACTAATTGTTACAAAGCAAAAGATTAGTCTTAAACAAGGTTGCCACGTCGATATTGTTCTGAAGAATACAGGTCTGTCAGCCTTGCGAAAAGTGTTCGTTGACGTTAACTATTATGATGCTAGCGGATACTACATTATTACTACCAGAAGTAATATTATAGACTGTCTTAAACCCGGTCAGATTGCTTCATTTGCAACAAGTGCGATTATCTCTGATACCGAGCCAATTTCTAAAGCACTTGTAATACCAGGATTGATGTGA
- a CDS encoding class I SAM-dependent methyltransferase has translation MATTFGKQNVSNFLQSVSLMSRKFASFCHKTQLNFDWTVSPEPEWFDHYCDQFYNFRLSQNPLWAERGIFGLLAIKPGATVLELCCGDGFNAFHFYSGRAKQLISVDFDKGAITHALKYNQAKNIEFKLADIRMEMPKGTFDNIVWDAAIEHFTEEEIAAIFKDIKQRLKPAGVLTGYTLVESPLGKGLSHHEREFKSKADLLSFFEPHFTHVKVFETIYPSRHNLYFYASDDVLPFDEKWENIVIR, from the coding sequence TTGGCAACTACGTTTGGAAAACAAAACGTTTCAAATTTCTTGCAATCAGTTTCTTTAATGTCTAGAAAATTCGCTTCTTTTTGTCACAAAACTCAATTAAATTTCGATTGGACCGTATCACCTGAACCAGAGTGGTTCGATCATTATTGCGACCAATTCTATAACTTTAGATTATCTCAAAATCCGTTGTGGGCAGAAAGAGGGATTTTTGGCCTGTTAGCGATTAAGCCCGGAGCAACAGTGCTGGAACTATGTTGCGGTGACGGCTTCAATGCTTTTCATTTCTATTCTGGCCGTGCTAAGCAGCTTATTTCTGTTGATTTTGATAAGGGTGCAATAACACATGCCCTAAAGTATAATCAAGCGAAAAATATTGAATTTAAGCTTGCCGATATACGTATGGAAATGCCCAAAGGAACCTTTGACAACATTGTATGGGATGCGGCGATAGAACATTTCACAGAGGAGGAAATTGCAGCAATTTTTAAAGATATTAAGCAGAGATTAAAGCCAGCAGGCGTGCTAACCGGGTATACTCTTGTGGAATCGCCGCTTGGAAAAGGATTAAGTCATCATGAAAGAGAATTTAAATCTAAGGCTGACCTATTATCGTTTTTTGAACCACACTTCACGCACGTAAAAGTATTTGAGACAATCTATCCATCTCGTCATAATCTATATTTTTATGCGTCTGACGATGTTTTACCATTTGATGAAAAATGGGAGAATATTGTAATTCGCTAA
- a CDS encoding DUF1810 domain-containing protein: MGLERFIKAQERDYTKALAEIRNGRKRSHWMWYIFPQIAGLGYSEMARHYAITDLAEAGSYLAHPILGPRLVEISKVLLRLQGDDANAVFGSPDDIKLRSSMTLFSMAKGTDPVFEAVLEKYFDGKKDNATVDIAG, encoded by the coding sequence ATGGGACTTGAGAGATTCATAAAAGCGCAGGAACGTGATTACACTAAAGCGTTGGCCGAGATCAGGAACGGGCGTAAACGCAGCCACTGGATGTGGTACATTTTCCCACAGATTGCGGGATTAGGATACAGTGAAATGGCTCGACATTATGCCATTACTGATTTGGCCGAAGCTGGCTCCTACCTCGCACATCCAATACTTGGACCAAGACTAGTAGAGATCAGCAAAGTTTTACTGCGGTTGCAAGGGGATGATGCTAATGCTGTGTTTGGCAGTCCCGACGACATAAAGCTGCGATCATCAATGACTTTATTTAGTATGGCAAAGGGCACTGACCCGGTTTTTGAAGCGGTGCTAGAGAAGTATTTTGATGGAAAGAAAGATAACGCAACGGTAGATATCGCCGGCTAA